A stretch of Caballeronia sp. SL2Y3 DNA encodes these proteins:
- a CDS encoding LysR family transcriptional regulator → MDNRELLNLAYLRAFRLVAQTGSATRAAAALFRAQSAVTRSLQELEAAVGETLFERRPSGMLPTPAGRAVLLRCERIFAELEALGQWCSARQSRRRSANGNALPAFLLNTRRLQLFSALARHRHMPSAAQTLGISQPAVSSAIRIMETGAGMQFFYRSPRGLLLTSEGETFVLHVRRALNELRHIPDDIAALRGTIQGYVTVGALPLGRTLILPGAIARVASQYPGVRIATDESAYEPLVAGLRAGDIDFVLGALRPNDASSGLTNERLMSEDMVVIARRDHPLAKAEGLTLKELSAAQWVLPRSHAPARGMFEAQFKRLRLKPPMPTVETADLAVIRGLLTHTDMLAVVSAQQLHYECESGQLVVLDIAMQNTRRDIGLTLRAGSTPSPAARALIDAIRLTVDQLAHWAGGAKLTKHRA, encoded by the coding sequence ATGGATAACCGGGAACTGCTCAACCTCGCCTATCTTCGCGCTTTCAGACTCGTGGCACAGACGGGCAGCGCCACGCGCGCGGCAGCCGCCCTCTTTCGCGCGCAATCCGCTGTTACCCGTTCCTTGCAGGAACTGGAAGCAGCAGTCGGCGAGACGCTCTTCGAACGTCGCCCGTCAGGCATGTTGCCGACACCTGCGGGTCGCGCCGTTCTTCTGCGCTGCGAACGGATCTTCGCGGAGCTCGAAGCGCTGGGTCAGTGGTGCTCGGCACGGCAGTCGCGGCGACGCTCGGCCAACGGCAACGCGTTGCCTGCCTTCCTGCTCAATACGCGGCGGCTACAGTTATTCTCGGCATTGGCGCGTCATCGGCACATGCCGAGCGCCGCGCAAACGCTCGGCATCAGTCAGCCCGCAGTCAGCAGCGCTATCCGCATCATGGAGACGGGCGCGGGTATGCAATTCTTTTATCGCAGCCCGCGCGGCCTGTTGCTCACGAGCGAAGGCGAGACCTTCGTGCTCCACGTGCGTCGCGCGCTCAACGAACTGCGCCACATCCCGGACGATATCGCGGCTTTGCGCGGCACCATTCAAGGCTATGTGACCGTCGGCGCGCTCCCGCTCGGCAGGACGCTGATTCTTCCGGGGGCGATTGCGCGCGTGGCCTCACAATATCCGGGCGTGCGGATAGCTACCGATGAGAGCGCCTACGAACCGCTCGTGGCCGGCTTGCGAGCGGGCGACATCGACTTCGTTCTGGGCGCGCTCAGGCCGAACGATGCATCGAGCGGATTGACCAACGAGCGCCTGATGTCTGAGGACATGGTGGTCATCGCGCGGCGCGATCATCCGCTCGCTAAAGCCGAGGGTTTAACGTTGAAAGAGTTGAGCGCCGCGCAATGGGTCTTGCCGCGTAGTCACGCGCCCGCACGCGGCATGTTCGAAGCACAGTTCAAGCGGCTCAGGCTCAAACCGCCGATGCCCACGGTCGAGACCGCCGACCTTGCCGTGATCCGTGGCTTGCTCACGCACACCGATATGCTCGCGGTCGTATCGGCGCAGCAGTTGCACTATGAATGCGAGTCGGGGCAACTCGTCGTGCTCGATATCGCTATGCAGAACACACGGCGCGATATCGGGCTCACGTTACGCGCAGGCAGCACGCCTTCTCCGGCAGCCCGCGCGCTGATCGACGCGATTCGCCTGACAGTCGATCAACTCGCGCATTGGGCGGGCGGCGCGAAGCTGACGAAACATCGTGCATAA
- a CDS encoding siderophore-interacting protein codes for MSDSLVEAQEGRAELEVTRVRHALKFRLLQVKRVRPINPHFVCITLTGEALADFESASFDDHMKVFFPHPGESMPVVPQAGPDGPVFDPAIPRPIARDFTPRRFDRAARELDIEFALHDAGPATAWAAKAAPGDYLGIGGPRGSFVIPTQFDWHLLVGDETALPAIARRLEELPPGTRVAALLEVADPSARIEFDTRANLYVQWCYRSEAAYPGGDLLLALRGTYLPDGEGYVWAAGEAALMRAVRQLLCNERGIDKRRIRASAYWKRGEQGVHGAIED; via the coding sequence ATGAGCGATTCACTCGTCGAAGCACAAGAAGGCCGCGCCGAACTGGAAGTCACGCGCGTGCGTCACGCGCTGAAATTCCGCTTGCTCCAGGTCAAGCGAGTTCGGCCGATCAATCCGCATTTTGTATGCATCACCCTCACAGGCGAGGCGCTTGCCGACTTCGAAAGCGCCTCTTTCGACGACCACATGAAGGTTTTCTTTCCGCACCCCGGCGAAAGCATGCCCGTGGTGCCGCAGGCCGGCCCGGACGGTCCCGTCTTCGATCCCGCCATACCGCGGCCCATTGCCCGCGACTTCACGCCTCGGCGCTTCGATCGGGCGGCGCGCGAATTGGATATTGAATTCGCGCTGCACGACGCCGGCCCTGCGACCGCGTGGGCCGCGAAGGCCGCGCCGGGGGACTACCTCGGCATCGGCGGGCCGCGCGGTTCGTTCGTCATTCCGACGCAGTTCGACTGGCATCTGCTGGTCGGGGACGAGACCGCGCTGCCCGCCATCGCCCGTCGCCTGGAAGAACTTCCGCCCGGCACGCGGGTAGCGGCGCTGCTCGAAGTCGCCGATCCCTCCGCGCGAATCGAATTCGATACACGCGCCAATCTGTATGTGCAGTGGTGCTACCGCAGCGAGGCCGCGTACCCGGGCGGCGACCTCTTGCTCGCGTTGCGCGGAACGTATCTGCCCGACGGCGAAGGTTACGTGTGGGCCGCGGGCGAGGCTGCCCTCATGCGCGCGGTGCGGCAGCTGTTGTGCAATGAGCGAGGCATCGACAAGCGCCGCATTCGCGCGTCCGCCTACTGGAAGCGCGGCGAGCAAGGCGTGCATGGAGCGATCGAAGACTGA
- a CDS encoding PadR family transcriptional regulator, which produces MRSRCFHGRRDDSRGFGSKFPFDALERLDRLAWRGWVMIGRHRHGGGGPFGGGFGAGGFGGAGGFGGGADDMGGMPRGRKFSSEDLQLLLLAMLAEAPRHGYELIKALADRSNGFYAPSPGMVYPALTYLEEIGYATVEMEGNRKRYALSDAGREYLAANRERVDLMLAKLLHFARKMDLVRRAYAGEEVDENAGDGGWVPELVAARRALKRALLMRTDASPQEQRRIAAILARATADIEQDNAPKQA; this is translated from the coding sequence ATGAGATCACGTTGCTTTCACGGCAGGCGCGACGATTCGCGCGGCTTCGGTTCCAAATTTCCTTTCGATGCGCTGGAGCGCCTGGATCGCCTTGCGTGGCGCGGCTGGGTCATGATCGGGCGTCATCGGCACGGCGGCGGCGGGCCGTTCGGCGGCGGCTTCGGTGCGGGCGGTTTCGGTGGTGCAGGCGGTTTCGGCGGCGGCGCGGACGACATGGGCGGCATGCCGCGCGGTCGCAAGTTCTCGTCCGAAGACCTGCAACTCTTGCTGCTCGCCATGCTGGCCGAGGCGCCGCGCCACGGTTACGAACTCATCAAGGCGCTGGCGGATCGCTCCAACGGCTTCTATGCACCGAGCCCCGGCATGGTGTATCCCGCGCTGACGTATCTGGAAGAAATCGGCTATGCGACGGTCGAGATGGAAGGCAACCGCAAGCGCTACGCCCTGTCGGACGCGGGTCGTGAATATCTCGCGGCGAATCGCGAGCGCGTCGACTTGATGCTTGCCAAGCTCTTGCATTTTGCACGCAAGATGGACCTCGTACGGCGGGCCTACGCAGGCGAGGAAGTCGACGAGAATGCGGGCGACGGCGGCTGGGTGCCCGAACTCGTCGCCGCACGACGCGCCCTGAAGCGGGCGCTGCTCATGCGCACCGATGCATCACCGCAAGAGCAGCGCCGCATCGCCGCGATTCTCGCACGTGCGACAGCCGACATCGAACAAGACAACGCGCCGAAGCAGGCATAA
- a CDS encoding MFS transporter, which yields MLRHPHPSTNAHTFRMPAYLALALVFMINMAGTTLPTAIYHDYQTTYGFSPATITEIFAAYAVGVLGALLAMGSWSDQLGRKRMLMAGLVASAVSALIFLFADGLVMLLLGRLVSGISAGIFTSTATVAVIEASPADSRAKAMLAATSSNMLGLGFGPVLSGALVEFAPWPMRLSYLAHIAFLVPAWLLLRRAPETARVADRPRLHMQRIALPREVRAAFVPAALSGFAGFVVVGFFTAVSPQLMRNVLGYHSGLLIGLAVFFIFLCSAIGQAVEKRIPQKWRQRTGSVALVIGLALLGLCAWQHSSVAFVIGTMLCGLGQGISFRAALGELSNRSPAERKAEVTAAFFVVLYVAISLPVIAIGVAVQRIGITPATIAFAAITVVIVLISLGWLHRVEKAQS from the coding sequence GTGCTAAGGCACCCGCATCCTTCGACAAATGCACATACCTTTCGCATGCCGGCTTATCTCGCATTGGCACTGGTGTTCATGATCAACATGGCCGGCACGACGCTGCCCACCGCGATCTATCACGACTACCAGACGACCTACGGCTTCAGTCCCGCGACCATTACGGAGATCTTCGCCGCCTATGCGGTCGGGGTTCTCGGCGCGCTGTTGGCGATGGGCAGCTGGTCCGATCAACTCGGCCGCAAGCGCATGCTGATGGCCGGCCTCGTGGCGTCCGCCGTCTCGGCGTTGATTTTTCTCTTCGCCGACGGCCTCGTCATGCTCTTGCTCGGACGTCTCGTTTCCGGCATCTCGGCGGGCATCTTCACGTCGACGGCGACCGTCGCGGTGATCGAAGCGAGTCCGGCCGACTCGCGTGCGAAGGCCATGCTTGCTGCAACGTCATCCAATATGCTCGGGCTCGGCTTCGGACCTGTCCTCAGTGGGGCGCTCGTCGAGTTCGCGCCCTGGCCCATGCGTCTTTCGTACCTCGCGCATATCGCCTTCCTGGTGCCCGCGTGGCTCTTGCTGCGCCGCGCGCCCGAAACCGCGCGCGTGGCCGACCGCCCCAGACTGCACATGCAGCGCATCGCGCTCCCGCGCGAGGTGCGTGCTGCATTCGTGCCGGCGGCGTTGTCTGGATTCGCGGGCTTCGTCGTCGTCGGATTCTTTACCGCCGTGTCGCCGCAACTCATGCGCAACGTGCTCGGTTACCACAGCGGCTTGCTGATTGGCCTCGCAGTCTTCTTCATCTTTCTCTGTTCGGCCATCGGTCAGGCCGTCGAGAAGCGCATCCCGCAAAAATGGCGGCAGCGTACAGGTTCAGTCGCGCTTGTGATCGGTCTCGCGCTGCTCGGCCTATGCGCATGGCAGCATTCGTCCGTCGCATTCGTCATCGGGACCATGCTCTGCGGACTCGGGCAGGGCATCAGCTTTCGCGCGGCACTCGGCGAGCTATCGAATCGCAGCCCGGCCGAGCGCAAGGCGGAAGTGACAGCGGCGTTTTTCGTGGTGCTGTATGTGGCGATATCGCTGCCCGTGATAGCCATCGGCGTCGCAGTGCAACGCATCGGCATCACACCCGCGACGATCGCGTTCGCCGCGATCACGGTCGTTATCGTGCTTATTTCGCTCGGGTGGCTGCACCGCGTCGAGAAGGCGCAGTCATAG
- a CDS encoding histidine kinase famiy protein, with product MAKGSDKDKVLNKHGDEQGNGQSIGRPADGELEGSAYSPLGNPGLKHWQASQISRPGLDDRSNIFFAAVEMTRMPMVVTDPNQPDNPVVFANRAFLDLTEYTEEQVLGHNCRFLQGAETDARAVDEIRNALREQRAVAVDVLNYKASGKPFWNALFIGPVFNKEGKLLYYFSSQMDITRRRISEQSFLQAQKMEAIGQLTAGLAHDFNNLLQIITGNLELAAASLDDRQATREAIGRAMSAGEKAGKLTQQLLTFARKQRLEPKQLSLNTLVVEFSEMLVRTLGDKIDLHLDLKPGLPACTIDATHMEMALLNVLINARDAMPKGGRVTVATSVINDAERIEAHNLTPGIYVVICVIDHGEGMTPDVLRRATEPFFTTKGPGTGLGLAMVHGFVQQSHGRLEIESTPGEGTTIRMIFPVVSQAESDVSQKGDKSLNWSTEAILGKHTVLVVDDNRDVRELAFGHLKNLGYRVLSAQSGEEALKVIERYGDVDLLFTDIIMPGGMNGLQLVEQVRARQPDIAVLLATGYMDQLPAANVSAASITTLTKPYRVSDLAEHVRASLEKKVPSQAADDFRHEG from the coding sequence ATGGCAAAGGGCAGCGACAAAGACAAAGTCTTGAACAAGCACGGCGATGAACAAGGAAATGGCCAGAGCATCGGCCGGCCCGCAGACGGCGAACTCGAAGGCAGCGCTTATTCACCCTTGGGCAATCCCGGACTCAAGCACTGGCAAGCAAGCCAGATCTCCCGGCCTGGACTGGATGACCGAAGCAACATCTTCTTCGCTGCCGTCGAAATGACGCGAATGCCGATGGTCGTAACCGACCCGAATCAACCGGACAACCCTGTCGTATTTGCCAACCGCGCGTTTCTCGACTTGACCGAGTACACCGAGGAGCAGGTTCTCGGACATAACTGCCGATTCCTGCAGGGCGCGGAAACCGATGCGCGCGCTGTGGATGAAATCCGTAATGCTCTACGTGAGCAGCGGGCGGTCGCAGTGGACGTGCTGAACTACAAGGCGAGCGGCAAGCCGTTCTGGAACGCGTTGTTTATCGGACCCGTGTTCAATAAGGAGGGAAAGCTACTCTACTATTTCTCGTCTCAGATGGACATTACTCGCCGCCGGATCTCGGAGCAATCCTTCCTGCAGGCGCAGAAGATGGAGGCCATCGGGCAGTTGACCGCCGGGCTCGCGCATGACTTCAATAACCTTCTGCAGATCATCACGGGGAATCTGGAACTGGCTGCAGCGTCCCTCGACGACAGGCAGGCGACTCGCGAAGCAATCGGGCGCGCCATGTCGGCGGGAGAGAAAGCGGGCAAACTCACTCAGCAACTGCTCACCTTCGCCCGAAAGCAACGCCTGGAGCCCAAGCAACTCAGTCTGAATACGCTGGTGGTCGAATTCAGTGAGATGTTGGTCCGAACGCTCGGCGACAAGATCGACCTGCACCTCGACCTGAAGCCCGGCTTGCCGGCGTGCACCATCGATGCAACGCACATGGAAATGGCATTGCTGAATGTGCTTATCAATGCTCGGGACGCCATGCCGAAAGGCGGAAGGGTCACCGTTGCCACCTCGGTCATCAATGATGCTGAGCGAATCGAGGCGCATAACCTGACACCCGGAATCTATGTCGTAATCTGCGTGATCGATCACGGTGAAGGCATGACGCCGGATGTCTTGAGACGGGCCACCGAGCCCTTCTTCACGACCAAGGGGCCGGGCACTGGTCTCGGCCTCGCAATGGTTCATGGATTCGTACAACAGTCGCACGGCCGGCTCGAAATTGAGAGCACGCCCGGAGAGGGAACGACGATACGCATGATTTTCCCGGTCGTCAGTCAGGCTGAGAGCGATGTAAGCCAGAAAGGCGACAAGTCTCTCAACTGGAGCACCGAAGCGATTCTCGGCAAACATACGGTGCTGGTCGTGGACGACAACCGCGACGTTCGCGAACTCGCTTTTGGCCATCTAAAAAATCTCGGCTATCGCGTGCTGTCCGCGCAGAGCGGTGAGGAAGCATTGAAAGTCATCGAGCGATATGGCGATGTCGACTTGCTTTTCACTGACATCATCATGCCGGGAGGAATGAATGGCTTGCAGCTCGTGGAGCAAGTCAGGGCACGACAACCGGATATCGCCGTATTGCTCGCGACGGGCTATATGGATCAACTCCCCGCCGCCAACGTGTCCGCCGCGTCCATCACAACGCTCACGAAGCCCTATCGGGTGAGCGATCTGGCCGAGCACGTGCGCGCTTCGCTCGAGAAGAAGGTCCCGTCTCAGGCAGCCGATGATTTCCGCCATGAAGGATGA
- a CDS encoding SLC13 family permease, producing MSDWQIYLVVGVFSTVILVIAFNLIDMTVAALVGASLLIALRILDEQDLLDTARTSAGPISLLFGGMVVARILATTGLFDVIGDIYLRATAGSGKRFLLLLIVVVAPLCALLPNATTVILLAPIIVRVARALDVDIASPLILTAILSNAAGLLTLVGDPATFLVGSSIGMTFGEYLKYASLGGLLSIVTVVPLLPLIMRDIWGVVRLVPKRGRHARLERPVYAALSLVVLALMMLLFILGEELPTRIVPPAVAVIASALALLVAFAFKIEPTDRVLRDVDWKTLVFLACIFCLVQAMVKTGSLQVMALKLHEWFGTNLTLVTLAMICGIGLLSSLLANVPVAAASIVMLKAYLVTAEFVPEAAMADQFTQWPQTVIPVFVGMMYGATLGGNATLIGSAANIVAAGVCANEGRPVTFARFLRYGLPVTLLQLAVTAAYVMMLSKILR from the coding sequence GTGAGCGACTGGCAGATCTACCTCGTAGTGGGCGTTTTCTCGACGGTCATACTGGTGATCGCTTTCAATCTCATCGACATGACCGTGGCTGCGCTCGTTGGCGCCAGCCTGCTCATTGCGTTGCGCATTCTCGACGAACAGGACCTGCTCGACACCGCGCGAACCTCAGCCGGCCCTATCAGCTTGCTTTTCGGCGGCATGGTCGTGGCGCGTATTTTGGCGACCACCGGGCTCTTCGACGTGATCGGCGACATATACCTGCGGGCGACGGCGGGAAGCGGCAAGCGCTTCCTGTTGCTGCTGATCGTAGTGGTCGCGCCGTTGTGCGCGCTGTTGCCGAACGCGACGACAGTGATCCTTCTCGCACCGATCATTGTTCGCGTGGCCCGCGCATTGGACGTCGACATTGCTTCGCCGCTCATTCTCACCGCTATTCTCAGCAATGCGGCGGGACTGCTGACGCTCGTCGGCGACCCGGCCACGTTTCTCGTCGGCAGTTCCATCGGCATGACGTTCGGCGAGTACCTCAAGTACGCGAGTCTCGGCGGCCTGCTGTCCATCGTCACGGTCGTTCCGTTGCTGCCGCTCATCATGCGCGACATATGGGGCGTCGTCAGGCTCGTGCCCAAGCGCGGCCGACATGCAAGATTGGAAAGGCCGGTTTATGCGGCGCTGTCTCTTGTGGTGCTCGCGCTGATGATGCTGCTCTTCATCCTCGGCGAGGAACTGCCGACGCGCATCGTTCCGCCAGCCGTCGCGGTGATCGCGAGCGCGCTTGCGCTTCTCGTGGCCTTTGCGTTCAAGATCGAACCGACCGATCGCGTGCTGCGTGACGTCGACTGGAAAACGCTCGTGTTTCTCGCGTGCATCTTTTGTCTCGTGCAGGCTATGGTCAAAACGGGCTCGCTTCAGGTGATGGCGCTGAAGCTCCATGAATGGTTCGGGACCAATCTGACGCTCGTTACGCTCGCGATGATTTGCGGCATCGGCCTGCTCTCGTCCTTATTGGCCAACGTGCCGGTTGCCGCAGCTTCCATCGTGATGTTGAAGGCTTATCTCGTGACTGCCGAATTCGTCCCCGAAGCGGCGATGGCGGATCAATTCACACAGTGGCCTCAAACAGTGATACCCGTGTTCGTCGGCATGATGTATGGGGCGACGCTCGGAGGCAACGCGACGCTGATCGGGTCGGCTGCGAATATCGTCGCAGCGGGCGTCTGCGCGAACGAAGGACGTCCGGTCACGTTCGCCCGATTTCTGCGCTATGGTTTGCCGGTTACGCTGCTCCAACTGGCGGTGACGGCGGCTTATGTCATGATGCTATCGAAGATATTGCGTTGA
- a CDS encoding amino acid ABC transporter substrate-binding protein encodes MKEAAESIRAVVLAGVLIFALPAASLAAGSETLAQIEARGVLRCGVSEGIAGFSVPNASGRWTGMDADFCRAVAAAVLGDSDKVAFVPLRTSARFPALRTRRIDLLARNTTWTLLREGTLGVQFAGVLFYDAQAFMVWTKSSIRAASSLNGATVCVQRDTSSEGNLSTYAHANALELKPLVVTSVDALERAFLDGQCSAVTGDASLLGALQARAPGGASSVFILPERISREPLGPVVRDDDIAWLTVVRWVLFTLIAAEELGVTRANYEERMRDPRVARALVPDTAVTNMLGIKPGWTARALSSVGNYGEMFDRNLGTASPLQMKRGLNESWMRGGLMYAPPMQ; translated from the coding sequence ATGAAAGAAGCTGCCGAGAGCATCCGCGCGGTGGTCCTGGCAGGAGTGCTCATCTTCGCGTTGCCGGCCGCATCGCTGGCCGCCGGTTCAGAGACGCTTGCTCAGATCGAAGCGAGAGGCGTTCTCCGATGCGGCGTGAGCGAAGGCATAGCAGGCTTCTCGGTTCCGAATGCGTCCGGCCGATGGACGGGAATGGATGCCGACTTCTGCCGAGCCGTCGCTGCCGCAGTCCTTGGCGATTCTGACAAGGTCGCATTCGTTCCTCTCAGGACGTCCGCACGCTTTCCCGCACTTCGGACGCGTCGCATCGACCTGCTCGCGCGCAATACGACCTGGACCTTGCTCCGCGAAGGGACGCTCGGCGTGCAGTTCGCGGGCGTTCTCTTCTACGATGCTCAAGCGTTCATGGTGTGGACGAAGAGTTCCATACGCGCGGCCTCGTCCCTCAATGGCGCGACGGTATGCGTGCAGCGCGACACGTCGAGCGAGGGCAATCTCTCCACGTATGCCCACGCGAATGCGCTGGAACTTAAGCCGCTCGTCGTCACATCGGTGGATGCGCTCGAGCGCGCGTTCCTCGACGGCCAATGCAGCGCCGTCACGGGGGACGCGTCGCTGCTCGGCGCGCTACAAGCTCGCGCGCCGGGCGGGGCATCGTCGGTCTTCATTCTTCCCGAACGCATATCGAGGGAGCCGCTCGGCCCCGTCGTGCGAGACGACGATATCGCGTGGCTGACCGTCGTGCGTTGGGTCCTGTTCACGTTGATCGCTGCGGAAGAGCTCGGCGTGACCCGCGCCAATTACGAGGAACGAATGCGCGATCCACGCGTGGCGCGCGCGCTGGTTCCCGACACAGCTGTGACCAATATGCTCGGCATCAAGCCTGGCTGGACCGCGAGAGCGTTGAGCAGTGTCGGAAATTACGGAGAAATGTTCGATCGCAATCTCGGCACCGCAAGCCCTTTGCAGATGAAACGAGGACTCAATGAATCATGGATGCGCGGCGGCCTGATGTACGCGCCGCCGATGCAATGA
- a CDS encoding TrkA C-terminal domain-containing protein, giving the protein MDAVRTFLESQSLFALFLTIALGYLIGEITIKGVALGSGAVLFVGLAVGAFAPKSAPPALLGTLGLLLFLYGIGIQYGAQFFRGLTSREGAKANAAACLGVIAAGLVSCAFIRFGITLSDALGMFAGSGTSTASLQVAIASLKSNDAAVGYSVAYPFGVAGPILFLYALNVLLKVSIPKPPAKVLETAEIALKNPSFFGLRLSELLSRLPLGVSIAAVRRAHRNQLPADDFIVQSDDVLLVTATDKRLLDEATALCGESQPGRIASDREDIDYMRVFASNSAVVGMPLGKLRFPGGVNCSIAHVRRGDADLLSTPDLILEAGDRVGVLVNRAHRATIRAFFGDSIKGTADLSFICLGIGAAAGLLLGAVPLRVPGLGSFSLGLAALLLLALCLGKARRNGPFVWVMPLSANLVLRNLGLTIFLAQVGISCGPKFVATVGTAGPLLLLYGVITLLVLVGVTAASCLWLFKLPFDTSAGVVCGATGNPAILAFANRIAPTDQPDVMYAMIFPSMTIVKVLFVQIAISLASG; this is encoded by the coding sequence ATGGACGCAGTCAGAACGTTTCTCGAAAGCCAGTCGCTCTTCGCATTGTTTCTCACGATCGCATTGGGCTATCTCATCGGCGAGATCACGATCAAGGGCGTCGCGCTCGGCTCGGGGGCCGTGCTATTCGTCGGACTCGCCGTTGGCGCTTTTGCGCCGAAGTCGGCACCGCCAGCGTTGCTCGGCACGCTCGGCTTGCTGCTGTTCCTGTACGGCATCGGCATTCAGTACGGCGCGCAGTTCTTCAGAGGGCTGACTAGCCGTGAAGGCGCGAAGGCGAACGCCGCTGCTTGCCTCGGCGTCATCGCGGCGGGCCTCGTCTCATGCGCTTTCATTCGGTTCGGCATCACGCTCTCTGACGCGCTCGGGATGTTCGCGGGCAGCGGGACCAGCACGGCCAGCCTCCAGGTCGCCATTGCATCATTGAAGAGCAATGATGCCGCAGTGGGCTATAGCGTCGCCTATCCGTTCGGCGTGGCCGGTCCCATTCTGTTTCTCTATGCGCTTAACGTGTTGCTGAAAGTGTCGATTCCGAAGCCGCCAGCGAAGGTACTCGAAACAGCGGAGATCGCACTCAAGAACCCAAGTTTCTTCGGCCTGCGACTATCGGAACTCCTCAGCCGCTTGCCGCTCGGCGTGTCCATTGCCGCAGTGCGGCGCGCGCATCGTAATCAGTTGCCCGCCGACGATTTCATCGTGCAGTCCGACGACGTGCTCCTCGTCACCGCCACGGACAAGCGCCTGCTCGACGAGGCCACGGCATTATGCGGCGAGTCGCAGCCGGGACGCATCGCGAGCGATCGCGAAGACATCGACTATATGCGCGTGTTCGCATCGAACTCGGCGGTGGTCGGCATGCCGCTTGGCAAGCTGCGGTTTCCCGGCGGCGTGAACTGTTCGATTGCGCATGTGCGCCGGGGCGACGCCGATTTACTCTCGACGCCCGATCTCATTCTCGAAGCAGGCGACCGCGTAGGCGTGCTCGTGAATCGCGCGCATCGCGCGACGATTCGTGCATTCTTCGGCGATTCCATCAAGGGCACGGCGGATCTCAGCTTCATCTGCCTCGGAATCGGCGCAGCGGCGGGATTGCTGCTGGGCGCCGTTCCGTTGCGGGTGCCCGGTCTCGGCAGCTTCAGCCTCGGTCTCGCTGCGCTGCTGCTGCTCGCGCTGTGCCTCGGAAAAGCGAGGCGCAACGGACCGTTCGTGTGGGTCATGCCGCTATCGGCGAATCTCGTCTTGCGCAACCTCGGGCTCACGATTTTTCTTGCGCAGGTCGGCATTTCGTGCGGGCCGAAGTTCGTGGCGACTGTCGGCACAGCGGGGCCGTTGCTCCTTCTTTACGGCGTGATCACGTTGCTCGTGCTCGTGGGCGTTACGGCCGCGTCGTGCTTATGGCTATTCAAGCTGCCCTTCGATACCTCGGCCGGCGTCGTGTGCGGCGCGACCGGCAATCCTGCCATTCTCGCGTTCGCCAATCGCATCGCGCCCACGGATCAGCCCGACGTCATGTACGCCATGATCTTTCCGTCGATGACCATCGTCAAAGTGCTGTTCGTGCAGATCGCAATCTCGCTGGCCAGCGGCTAG
- a CDS encoding 2-hydroxyacid dehydrogenase produces MDVAIFSSTRYEREFLDQANESAHHRLKYLDVSLNRDTVGEAAGFGAVCIFVNDKADAAVLEALKSGGTGLLALRCTGFNNVDLEAAARLGLKVVRVVTYSPNSVAEHAVALLLAINRKVHRAYNRTRDSNFSLDGLIGFDLCGKTVAVVGTGKIGCVFARIMLGFGCNVIGYDPYPSKEFEAMGLRYARPGEIGEKADVISLHCPLTPATHHIVNAETLKRAKRGALLINTSRGALIDTEAVIEALKSGQLGGLAIDVYEQEADLFFRDLSNEIIPDDIIQRLISFPNVIVTGHQAYLTREALTTICETTLASITAFEHHEPLVNEVKAG; encoded by the coding sequence ATGGACGTGGCGATATTCAGTTCGACGCGTTACGAGCGCGAGTTTCTGGATCAGGCGAACGAATCCGCGCATCACAGGCTCAAATACCTCGACGTCTCGCTGAATCGCGATACCGTCGGAGAGGCTGCGGGATTCGGCGCGGTGTGCATCTTCGTTAATGACAAAGCGGACGCCGCCGTTCTGGAGGCGCTGAAAAGCGGCGGCACTGGTTTGCTCGCGCTGCGCTGCACGGGCTTCAATAACGTCGACCTCGAAGCCGCCGCGCGCCTGGGGCTCAAGGTCGTCCGCGTCGTGACGTATTCGCCCAACTCAGTCGCCGAGCATGCCGTCGCGCTGTTGCTCGCGATCAATCGAAAGGTGCATCGCGCCTATAACCGTACACGCGATTCCAACTTCTCTCTCGACGGACTCATCGGCTTCGATCTGTGCGGGAAGACAGTGGCCGTCGTGGGCACCGGGAAGATAGGCTGCGTCTTTGCGAGAATCATGCTCGGCTTCGGCTGTAATGTGATCGGCTACGATCCGTATCCGTCGAAGGAATTCGAGGCGATGGGCCTGCGCTATGCACGGCCGGGCGAGATCGGCGAGAAAGCCGATGTCATCTCGCTGCACTGTCCGCTGACTCCCGCAACGCATCACATCGTCAATGCGGAGACGCTCAAGCGTGCGAAGCGTGGCGCGTTGCTCATCAATACGAGCCGGGGCGCGCTGATCGACACCGAGGCCGTGATCGAAGCCCTGAAAAGCGGGCAACTGGGCGGGCTCGCAATCGACGTGTATGAGCAGGAGGCGGACTTGTTCTTCCGCGATCTGTCCAATGAAATCATTCCGGACGACATCATTCAGCGGCTCATTTCATTCCCCAACGTGATCGTGACCGGGCATCAGGCGTACTTGACGCGCGAGGCGCTGACGACTATCTGTGAGACCACGCTCGCGAGCATTACCGCGTTCGAGCATCACGAGCCGCTCGTGAATGAAGTCAAGGCGGGGTGA